A portion of the Sphingobacterium spiritivorum genome contains these proteins:
- a CDS encoding alpha/beta fold hydrolase, with protein MKLLKFSGLFFKWALVVVLILIVVGILFEQYSRWRLEKDIRTGRTFEQINGHDIHYVKMGKGNYTVVFESGLASDHFNWRDVQQKLAEDSVVTLAYDRSGFFLSEAGDTAKTNTSISDELYQLLEKTHCPKPYIVVGHSMGAIYLRSFIDQHRKDIAGIVFVEGAHPLQMKKSSPEVLKAFSQPPHWAVTAGVETGIFRLIFSKAQVSPEIPMDHPFQTQFKNYFYKSYDAVFKEAKNDVLNFEMAEHSGKFGNIPLTVIMGNPKIWSGAIENEKARQDFETLVSELHHDMLSWSADSHLVIAQNSGHIVQVNDADLIVREIRSLLAKISTW; from the coding sequence ATGAAGTTGCTTAAGTTTTCCGGATTATTCTTTAAGTGGGCGCTGGTTGTCGTGCTTATTCTGATTGTTGTGGGTATATTATTTGAACAATATTCGCGTTGGCGGCTTGAAAAAGATATTCGTACCGGCCGTACATTTGAACAGATCAACGGACATGATATTCATTATGTGAAAATGGGTAAGGGAAATTATACCGTAGTTTTCGAGTCTGGTCTGGCGAGCGATCATTTTAACTGGAGAGATGTACAGCAGAAACTGGCAGAGGATTCGGTCGTGACACTGGCATACGACAGAAGTGGCTTTTTCTTAAGCGAAGCCGGAGATACCGCAAAGACCAATACATCTATATCTGATGAACTATATCAACTGCTGGAGAAAACACACTGTCCAAAACCTTATATTGTGGTCGGACATTCTATGGGGGCTATTTACCTGCGTTCATTTATAGATCAACACAGAAAAGATATTGCTGGAATTGTATTTGTAGAAGGGGCTCATCCTTTGCAAATGAAAAAATCCTCTCCAGAAGTGTTGAAGGCTTTTTCTCAACCTCCTCACTGGGCAGTAACCGCAGGAGTGGAAACCGGAATTTTCAGACTTATATTCTCCAAAGCACAGGTGTCTCCTGAAATCCCGATGGATCATCCGTTTCAAACACAGTTTAAAAATTATTTCTACAAATCATACGATGCGGTATTTAAAGAGGCGAAGAATGATGTACTGAATTTTGAAATGGCTGAGCACTCCGGCAAATTCGGAAATATTCCGTTAACCGTAATCATGGGAAATCCGAAAATATGGTCGGGTGCCATTGAAAATGAAAAAGCTAGACAGGATTTTGAAACTCTTGTCAGCGAACTGCATCATGATATGCTTTCCTGGTCTGCAGACAGCCATCTTGTTATCGCACAGAATAGCGGACATATTGTACAGGTGAATGATGCCGATCTCATTGTCCGGGAGATCAGGTCACTTCTGGCAAAGATCAGTACATGGTAA
- a CDS encoding 2,3-butanediol dehydrogenase, which yields MSTMKAARWHAAKDIRVEDTEIPVTGKQQVKIAVQYAGICGSDLHEYVHGPQLIPSEKPYPLNGHIGVTTLGHEFSGIVEEVGEGVNRVKKGDRVVVEPIFKNFDSPFIANGEYNLSEPLGFVGLTSNGGFAKYTVVEDYMVHKIPDSMSFEQGALVEPAAVAVYAVLQSGLRMGQTVLVSGAGPIGLLCVQAAIAAGAAKVIVTDISEKRLEKAKDIGATTIIHAADQDIPAQIRRITEIGADVFLDAAGVQASFSTGIASLRNGGTAVLVALFGKPVEYSAYDQVVREITIKGIIAYRNIFPQVIAMIDSGRMPVEKLVTSKIGLDEIVSKGFEALVSNPSEVKILVEIK from the coding sequence ATGAGTACAATGAAAGCCGCAAGATGGCATGCTGCCAAAGATATCAGAGTAGAAGACACAGAAATTCCTGTTACTGGTAAACAACAGGTAAAGATCGCCGTACAATATGCCGGTATATGTGGATCTGATCTGCATGAGTATGTGCATGGTCCGCAATTAATTCCCTCAGAAAAACCATACCCGCTTAACGGACATATAGGTGTCACGACCTTAGGACATGAATTCTCCGGAATTGTAGAAGAAGTAGGAGAAGGGGTAAACCGTGTGAAGAAAGGAGATCGTGTAGTTGTAGAACCAATTTTTAAAAATTTTGACAGTCCGTTTATTGCAAACGGAGAATATAATCTTTCCGAGCCTCTTGGTTTTGTCGGTCTGACTTCTAACGGAGGATTTGCAAAATATACAGTTGTGGAAGATTACATGGTTCATAAAATTCCGGATAGCATGAGCTTCGAACAGGGTGCGCTGGTAGAACCCGCAGCAGTGGCTGTATATGCCGTATTGCAAAGCGGGCTCCGGATGGGGCAGACTGTGTTAGTTTCAGGAGCAGGGCCCATCGGATTACTATGTGTACAGGCAGCTATAGCAGCAGGAGCTGCTAAAGTGATCGTGACGGATATATCTGAAAAGCGACTAGAGAAAGCAAAAGATATCGGCGCGACGACCATAATCCATGCTGCTGATCAGGATATTCCTGCTCAGATTCGACGTATTACAGAAATTGGAGCAGATGTGTTTTTGGACGCTGCGGGAGTGCAGGCTTCTTTTTCGACCGGGATTGCCAGTCTGCGAAATGGTGGAACGGCTGTATTGGTAGCGCTGTTTGGAAAACCGGTAGAGTACAGTGCCTATGATCAGGTGGTCAGAGAGATTACTATAAAAGGAATCATTGCCTATCGCAATATATTTCCTCAGGTCATCGCGATGATTGATAGCGGACGTATGCCGGTAGAAAAGTTGGTGACAAGCAAAATCGGATTGGATGAAATTGTTTCAAAAGGTTTTGAGGCTTTAGTCTCCAATCCGTCTGAAGTGAAAATTCTGGTAGAGATAAAGTAA
- a CDS encoding MazG-like protein has product MGENNFDEIIRRSLELRKSYHNLEVQNHGSEWTIEEDALAYLTDAGLVGRNITSQQQRWPKSNSASELEHKLGENIWWLIVLANRSNIDIKDAVENFLTKTEKLVR; this is encoded by the coding sequence ATGGGTGAAAATAATTTTGATGAAATTATTCGACGTTCTTTGGAACTAAGAAAGAGTTACCACAATCTGGAAGTGCAAAACCATGGAAGTGAATGGACAATAGAGGAAGATGCATTGGCTTATCTGACAGATGCTGGTTTGGTAGGCAGAAATATTACGTCTCAGCAGCAGAGATGGCCAAAAAGTAATTCGGCCTCCGAACTGGAACATAAACTGGGTGAAAATATCTGGTGGCTGATCGTACTGGCTAACCGAAGTAACATCGATATCAAAGATGCTGTTGAAAATTTTCTGACTAAAACGGAGAAATTGGTTCGTTAA